In one window of Mytilus trossulus isolate FHL-02 chromosome 7, PNRI_Mtr1.1.1.hap1, whole genome shotgun sequence DNA:
- the LOC134726962 gene encoding nodal homolog produces MWTTNMQAANLLSLFIFRSVVCFSDFLDLSKNYRTPSTVLKNNFLSETEAVKLTHITPERSDQVMSAEYMFDLLNKLENGNDVLKASGMLDTSGDLDTADTVRSFSSKLKQFNRMYDVYKFKVHALSVEEQIKRVELRLNQNKESISRKTKVKYVIKQNGHSILKYHSKENVELDGKYSVVDLSKTIKSLINQVHGNITIKVSIKKNIKFEPSNKHRKLRREEGETKNDALLIIFSQDKGFLHEMYDKIMKMDPAEQLSRSKRAIQMKERKKNRTKGRRKRKMCQLQDFDVDFNHLGWGQWIVYPKVFNAKICTGVCKSPVDEKFTPTNHAMLQSLMRLGQPKAAPMPCCVPTKLKPLKLLYYEQDEIVVRLHDDMVADSCGCR; encoded by the exons ATGTGGACCACCAATATGCAAGCAGCTAATTTATTATCGTTATTTATTTTCCGATCTGTAGTTTGTTTTAGTGACTTTTTAGACTTATCGAAAAATTACCGAACACCATcaactgttttaaaaaacaattttttgtccGAAACTGAGGCTGTAAAACTAACACACATTACTCCTGAAAGATCAGACCAAGTTATGTCTGCCGAATAcatgtttgatttattaaataaattagaaaatggaAATGACGTTTTAAAAGCTTCTGGAATGCTGGACACAAGTGGAGATTTAGATACTGCtgacacagttagaagtttttCATCAA aacttaaacaatttaacagaatgTATGACGTATACAAGTTCAAGGTTCACGCATTATCTGTGgaagaacaaataaaaagagtGGAACTGCGACTTAATCAGAACAAAGAATCAATAAGTcgcaaaacaaaagttaaatatgTCATCAAACAAAACGGACATTCTATTTTAAAGTACCATTCAAAAGAAAATGTCGAATTGGATGGGAAATATTCGGTTGTAGATTTATCAAAGACTATTAAATCACTGATCAATCAGGTTCATGGTAACATTACTATAAAAGTTTCCAtcaagaaaaatatcaaattcgaACCGTCAAATAAACATCGCAAGCTGAGGCGAGAAGAAGGCGAAACGAAAAATGAcgctttattaattatattttctcAAGATAAAGGATTTCTTCATGAAATGTacgataaaattatgaaaatggaCCCTGCAGAACAATTATCGCGTTCAAAACGTGCCATACAGATGAAAGAGAGAAAGAAGAATAGAACGAAAGGAAGACGAAAACGTAAAATGTGCCAATTACAAGACTTTGACGTTGATTTTAATCATTTAGGATGGGGACAATGGATTGTATACCCTAAAGTATTCAATGCAAAAATATGTACAGGTGTTTGTAAATCGCCAGTGGATGAAAAGTTTACACCAACAAATCATGCCATGCTGCAAAGTTTGATGAGACTTGGTCAACCAAAGGCCGCACCAATGCCATGTTGTGTACCAACCAAGTTAAAGCCCCTGAAACTTTTATATTATGAACAAGATGAAATAGTAGTTCGTTTACATGATGATATGGTTGCAGATTCGTGTGGATGTCGATGA